The window GGCCCACGCCAACCAGGCCCGCATCACCACCTTTCCGAAGGACGATCCCGAAAACTGCCTCTACTCGCCCGACGTGATTTCGTTCGCCCGCGAGATGGGATATTACGACGGTCCGGACGCCGATTTCAGCTTCTGCGACGCCTATGCACCCCTCGATTTCGGGGCCATGCGCGCCTGCGAAGCCCGCGTGTGGGCTTTCTTCCGCACCGTGGCCGACGACATGGACCGGTATGCGGACTATGCGATGGGCCATAACAAGGAGAACCGCATGCCGCTGTGGGTGAAACCCCGCGCGAAAGTATCGCCCAAGACGCTCTTCGACTGCATGCGCGACCACTACGAGGGGACCCCGATGGACATGACCGCCGACATCGGCGCCGGAGGCCACAACTGCCCCTACCGCTGGCGTCCGATGGAATTCGAGGTGGACGGCGTGAGCTACGTCAACGAACGCGCTACGGCCACCCAGCAGACCGGATTCTGGTTCGTTGCGCAGGCCCGGCCCGACGTGACGCGCGACATGGGCGTCCTCTGGTTCGGCGTGGACGACGCGGCGACCTCGTGTCTGACGCCGATCTTCTGCTCGGCGCAGGAGGTTCCCGAGTGTTTCCGCGAGGGCAACGGCTCGATGCTGGAATATTCGCCCACATCGGCGTTCTGGCTCTTCAACCGCACGACCAACTTCGCCTACATGCGTTACGACATGATCTCGGCCGACATCCGCAAGGTCACGGACAAGTGGGAGAACGACATGCTCGCCAATGTGCGGAATATAGACGCCCGGGTGGGCCGGATGTCGCCCGCGGCACGCCGCAGCTACCTCACGCAGCTGAGCGTGGAGACGGCGCAGGAACTTTTCGACCGCTGGCAGAAGCTCAACAACTACCTGCTGGTGAAATATATGGACGGCAACGTGAAGAGCGAGCACGGCGACGTGCTGACGTTCCTCGACGGCGAGGGCGGCCCGGCACATTTCGTGGACAACGGCAACGGACGGCAGATCCCCGGCAAGATTCAGTTCCCGGGCTACAACGAGAAATGGAAGCGCGCCGTGGCGGCCGATAACGGAGAAACATTGAAAGTGGTAAAATAATGAAATACGACATCATCATCGTGGGCAGCGGCCCCGGAGGTTACGTGGCGGCGATCCGCGCCGCGCAGTTAGGTAAAAAAACGGCGCTCGTGGAGCGCGCCGAGCCGGGCGGCGTATGCCTCAACTGGGGCTGCATCCCGACCAAGGCGCTGCTCAAAAGCGCACAGGTCTACGGCTACTGCAAAAACGCGGAGCACTACGGACTGGAATTCGCGGGCGAGGTGCGCCCGGACCTCGCAAAGATCGTGACACGCTCGCGCGGCGTGGCCGAAACCATGTCGAAAGGGGTGCTGTTCCTGTTGAACAAGAACGGCATCGACCTCATCCCCGGATTCGGACGCCTCACGGCTCCGGGACGCATAGACGTGGACGGTACGGAATACGAGGCCGACCACATCGTCCTCGCCACGGGAGCGCGCCCCCGCGAAATGCCGTTCATGCCCGTCGACGGCGAGCATGTGATCTCGTCGCGGCAGGCGCTGACGCTCGACCGCCTGCCCGAGTCGATGATCGTCGTGGGCTCGGGAGCCATCGGCAGCGAGTTCGCGTGGTTTTACGCCGCGCTGGGCGTGAAGGTTACGATCATCGAGTATATGCCCCGCATGATGCCCCTCGAGGACGAGGAGGTGTCGAAGACCATGGAACGCGCTTTCCGCAAACTGCGCGCGACGGTGCTGACCTCGACCACGGTGAAATCCGTGAAGGTCAACGACGAAGGGATTTGCGAAGTGGAGATCGAGGGTAAAAAGGGCGCCGAGACGCTGACCGCCGGAATCGTGCTGTCGGCCGTGGGCATCAAGTCCAACATCGAAGGCATCGGCCTCGAAGAGCTGGGCGTCGCCGTCGAACACGACAAGATCGTCGTGGACGAGTTCTACCGCACCAACGTGCCGGGCGTCTATGCCATCGGCGACATTGTGCCGGGCCCGGCGCTGGCGCACGTGGCTTCGGCCGAAGCGGTCTGCTGCGTGGAGGCCATCTGCGGTCTGAATCCCGCGCCGGTAGACTACACGACCATCCCGTCGTGCATCTTCACCCAGCCCGAAGTGGCGTCGGTCGGCATGACCGAGCAGCAGGCGCAGGAGCGCGGCATCGCCTATAAGGTCGGACGCTTCCCGTTCACCGCATCGGGCAAGGCGACGGCAGCGGGCGACCGCGACGGATTCATCAAACTGCTCTTCGACGACGGGGACCGCCTACTGGGTGCCCACCTGGTCGGGGCATCGGTGACCGAGATGCTGGCCGAACCGACGCTGGCGCGCACGCTGGGAGCCACGGCCCACCAGATCGCCCGCACGATCCACGCCCATCCGACGATGAACGAGGGCGTGATGGAGGCCGCCGAGGCTGCAATGGGGGCGGCGATCCACCTGTAAACCGCGGGCAACCGCAAAAAAAGAGGAGGGCCGTCACAGCCCTCCTCCTTTTCATTTTACCGGAACCACTCTTCCAGATGGTCGCGGCCGTAGAAATAGTAGACCGCAAATCCCAGCCAGCTGGTGAGCAGCACGACGATCGATGCGATCACCTTTCCGGCCGTGGAGATGTTTTTCTTGAAAATGTCCATCACGCACCAGATAGCGCATACGAGGCCGATCAGCCAAACAATCGTTCCAATCATAACAATTTGAATTTAGTATAACATTGAGGTTCGAAAATTTCCGGTGGGTAGCATACTCCGCTCAGGAACAGTCCCTGCGCCGGGGCTCCCGCGCTCGAACGCGACAAATCGCGGCTCTCGACGATCGCACGGAACTCCCCGGGCGTATAGCGCCCGCGTCCTACATCGACCAGCGTGCCGACGATCGACCGCACCATGTTACGCAAAAACCGGTCCGCACGGATCGTGAAACACATCGTGCCCCGCTCATCGACGGTCCAGACGGCCTTTTTCACGCGGCAGATATTGGTCTTGTTGTTCGAATTGAGCTTGGCGAAAGAGGTGAAATCGTCGTATTCCGTCAGCATGGCCGCGGCCTCGTTCATCCGTCCGAGGTCGAGCGGCACGTAATACTGCCATGCCATGTGGCGCGTAAAGGGATTCTTGCGCGGCTCGATGAAATAGCGGTACTCCCGCTCGCAGGCGTGGAAACGCGCGTGGGCGCCCTCCGCGACGGGCGTCATGCTCCCCACGGCGATGTCGCCCGGAAGCAGGAAATTGAGTTTATAGACCGTCTGCACAGGGTCCGCGACGGGCGCCGTGCAGTCGAAATGCGCCACGTAATAGGAGGCGTTGACCCCCGTGTCGGTGCGCCCGGCGCCCGTCACCTCGACAGGCTCGCGCAGCAGGGTGGTCAACGCCCGTTCCAGCGTCTGCTGGACCGTGGGCATGTCGGGCTGCCGCTGCCAGCCGCAATAGGCGGCTCCGTTGTACCGGAGTTCGAGAAAATAACGCATACCGGGAGTGGTTGGTCCGGCAAATATACAAAATTCCGGGATACTATAAACCCGGCCGCTACGTTTAGTTTTGAAATAAATTCGTATCTTTGGCTGCGCCGAAGATACCGCCGTTCGGCAAAATGCAAGTAAACCTGCTTTTGCCCTCGCTTATTCGTATTTTGGCTGCGCCGAAGATACTTTCGCTCGGCAAAATGCAAGTAAACTTGCTTTTGCCCTCGCTTATTCGTATCTTTGCGGGAAATGGAATAAAATGAAAGCTGCAATCATCGGATACGGCAAAATGGGCCGTGAAATCGAACGCATACTCACCGAAAGGGGCCACGAGGCGGCCCTTGTCATCGACACCGACAACGCCGGCGAACTCGACGCGGAACATCTGGCGGGGATCGACGTGGCGCTGGAATTCACCACGCCCGCGACGGCCTACGCCAACATCCGCACGTGCCTCGAAAACGGCACGGCGGTGGTGAGCGGCACGACGGGCTGGACCGACCGCCTGGCGGAGTTGCAGAAGTTGTGCCGCGAGCGGGGCGGAGCGCTGTTCTACGCCTCGAACTACTGCCTGGGCGTGAACCTGATGTTCCGCCTCAACCGCCAGCTGGCGGCGATGATCGGCCGCGTGGGCGGCTATGGGGTGCGCATCGAGGAGGTGCACCACACCCAAAAACTCGACGCCCCGAGCGGCACGGCCATCACGCTGGCCGAAGGCATCCTCGACAACCTCGCCAACAAGCAGGGCTGGGTCAACTACGCCCCGGGCATCGCGCATGCCACGAACCGCGTGGAGCGCAGCGAGGACACGCCCGCCGACCGGATCGAAATCCGCTCGGTGCGCGAAGGCGCCGTCCCGGGCATCCACACCGTGACCTACGAGTCGGCGGACGACATGCTGGAACTGAAACACACGATCAAGAACCGCCGCACGCTGGCGATGGGGGCCGTCGTGGCCGCCGAATTCCTCTGCGGCAAACAGGGCGTCTTCGGAATGGACGACCTGCTGCGCAATTAAAAATGAAAAATTAAGAATTAAAAATCGAGGATTCTCCGCATGGGAAAGATCAAGGAAATTTTTGGCAACAAATGGGTCGGGTTCACGCTCGCCGCACTGCTCTATACG of the Alistipes senegalensis JC50 genome contains:
- a CDS encoding C69 family dipeptidase, translated to MKKLRLILAATAAVAYGAASACTNFIVTKGASTDGSVMVTYAADSHALYGALYHTPGGKFKDGAMLPVYEWDTGRYLRDIPQVRETYSTIGNMNEHSLIIGETTYGGRRELEDSTGRMDYGSLIYITLQRAKTAREAIGVIVDLANTYGYASSGESFSIADPDEAWIMELIGKGFKDDGKGGNARKGIVWVARRIPDGYVSAHANQARITTFPKDDPENCLYSPDVISFAREMGYYDGPDADFSFCDAYAPLDFGAMRACEARVWAFFRTVADDMDRYADYAMGHNKENRMPLWVKPRAKVSPKTLFDCMRDHYEGTPMDMTADIGAGGHNCPYRWRPMEFEVDGVSYVNERATATQQTGFWFVAQARPDVTRDMGVLWFGVDDAATSCLTPIFCSAQEVPECFREGNGSMLEYSPTSAFWLFNRTTNFAYMRYDMISADIRKVTDKWENDMLANVRNIDARVGRMSPAARRSYLTQLSVETAQELFDRWQKLNNYLLVKYMDGNVKSEHGDVLTFLDGEGGPAHFVDNGNGRQIPGKIQFPGYNEKWKRAVAADNGETLKVVK
- the lpdA gene encoding dihydrolipoyl dehydrogenase; the protein is MKYDIIIVGSGPGGYVAAIRAAQLGKKTALVERAEPGGVCLNWGCIPTKALLKSAQVYGYCKNAEHYGLEFAGEVRPDLAKIVTRSRGVAETMSKGVLFLLNKNGIDLIPGFGRLTAPGRIDVDGTEYEADHIVLATGARPREMPFMPVDGEHVISSRQALTLDRLPESMIVVGSGAIGSEFAWFYAALGVKVTIIEYMPRMMPLEDEEVSKTMERAFRKLRATVLTSTTVKSVKVNDEGICEVEIEGKKGAETLTAGIVLSAVGIKSNIEGIGLEELGVAVEHDKIVVDEFYRTNVPGVYAIGDIVPGPALAHVASAEAVCCVEAICGLNPAPVDYTTIPSCIFTQPEVASVGMTEQQAQERGIAYKVGRFPFTASGKATAAGDRDGFIKLLFDDGDRLLGAHLVGASVTEMLAEPTLARTLGATAHQIARTIHAHPTMNEGVMEAAEAAMGAAIHL
- a CDS encoding PLDc N-terminal domain-containing protein, producing the protein MIGTIVWLIGLVCAIWCVMDIFKKNISTAGKVIASIVVLLTSWLGFAVYYFYGRDHLEEWFR
- the truA gene encoding tRNA pseudouridine(38-40) synthase TruA, encoding MRYFLELRYNGAAYCGWQRQPDMPTVQQTLERALTTLLREPVEVTGAGRTDTGVNASYYVAHFDCTAPVADPVQTVYKLNFLLPGDIAVGSMTPVAEGAHARFHACEREYRYFIEPRKNPFTRHMAWQYYVPLDLGRMNEAAAMLTEYDDFTSFAKLNSNNKTNICRVKKAVWTVDERGTMCFTIRADRFLRNMVRSIVGTLVDVGRGRYTPGEFRAIVESRDLSRSSAGAPAQGLFLSGVCYPPEIFEPQCYTKFKLL
- the dapB gene encoding 4-hydroxy-tetrahydrodipicolinate reductase, producing MKAAIIGYGKMGREIERILTERGHEAALVIDTDNAGELDAEHLAGIDVALEFTTPATAYANIRTCLENGTAVVSGTTGWTDRLAELQKLCRERGGALFYASNYCLGVNLMFRLNRQLAAMIGRVGGYGVRIEEVHHTQKLDAPSGTAITLAEGILDNLANKQGWVNYAPGIAHATNRVERSEDTPADRIEIRSVREGAVPGIHTVTYESADDMLELKHTIKNRRTLAMGAVVAAEFLCGKQGVFGMDDLLRN